The Acidimicrobiales bacterium sequence CCAGTCGGCGAGTCCGTCGTCCAGGGCCGCCCCGAGGACGAAGAACGTCACGATCCAGGCCGCGATCGCAGCCCAGTGGACGAGCCGCTCGGGCTCCGTTCGGAGACGGTCCAGCATCGCCGGAAACGCTCCCACACCGGCCCGATCCGTGCCCACCCGTGAAACGGTACGGAGCGGTCGCTCGGCGCGGCCCGGTGTCAGTGGGTCGCACTAGGGTCGCGCCGATGGCTGCCCCGACTCCCGCCGAACGGATCGCCGAGCTCCGCGAGGTGATCAACCGACACGCCGAGGCGTACTACGAGCAGGACACGTCCGAGATCCCGGATGCGGACTACGACCGCCTCCTGCGCGAGCTCTTCGAACTCGAGGAAGCGCATCCCGAGCTCGCCACGGGCGACTCGCCCACCCGCCGGATCGGTGGCCAGGTCAACACCGCGTTCGCGCCGGTCGTCCACGAGGTGCGGATGATGTCGCTGCACAACGCGTTCGACCTCGACGAGCTGGCGGCCTGGAGCCAACGCGTCGAGCGGCGCCTGGAGGGCAAGCCGGTGCCCGCCTACTCGGTGGAGCTGAAGTTCGACGGGCTCGCCATCAGCCTGCGCTACGAGAACGGCGCACTGGTGCGCGGCGCAACCCGGGGCGACGGCGCCGTCGGGGAGGACGTCACCCACAATGTGCGCACGATCGGCGACATCCCGACCGAGCTCCCGAAAAGCGCGCCGCCGGTGCTGGAGGTGCGGGGCGAGGTGTACATGAAGTTGTCGAGCTTCGCCGCGCTCAACGAACGCCAGCGGGCCGAGGCGGAGGCCGCCGGGCGGGAGCCGAAGCTCTACGTCAATCCTCGCAACACCGCGGCCGGCTCCCTCCGTCAGATCGACGCGGGGATCACCGCCGATCGCGAGCTGTCCTTCTTCTCGTACCAACTCGGTCTCGTCGACGGCGGCCCGGACCTGCCGACCCACACGGCAACGCTCGACTGGCTCGGCTCGCTCGGTTTCCCGGTCAACGAGCACACCGTCACGTGTTCGACCATCGACGAGGTCAGCGCCCGGGTCGAGGCGCTCAACGCGATGCGCCACGACCTGGACTACGAGTTCGACGGCGTGGTCGTGAAGGTGGACGATCTCCGACTCCAGCGCGAGCTCGGCGCCGATGCGAAGGCGCCCCGGTGGGCGATCGCCTACAAGCTGCCTCCTGAGGAGCGAACAACGACCCTGCTCGACATCGAGGTGTCGATCGGGCCCTCCGGGCAGGCGACGCCGTTCGCCGTGCTCGATCCCGTGTTCGTCGGTGGCGTCACCGTCGGCACGGCCACGTTGCACAACCAGGATCAGGTGGCGGAGAAGGACGTGCGCCCCGGCGACCGGGTCATCGTGCGCCGCGCCGGTGACGTCATCCCCGAAGTCGTCGGCCCCGTCCTCAGCGAGCGGCCCAAGGGCTCCAAGCCGTGGGTCTTCCCCAAGAACTGTCCGGTGTGCGGTCAGGCGCTGGTGCGGCCGGCCGGTGTCGCCGCCACCCATTGTGTGAACTTCGCGTGCCCGCGGCAGGTGCGCGGGCGCATCGAACACTGGGCCGGCCGCTACGCGATGGACATCGAGTTCCTCGGCGAGAAGAACGTGGACCGGTTCGTGACGGCCGGGCTGCTCGAGGACGTGGCCGGGCTCTACTCGCTCGACTTCGACGCGATCCTGGCGATGGAGGGATTCAAGGAGAAGTCCGTCGACAACCTTCGGGGCGCCATCGAGGCGTCGAAGGAGAAACCGCTCGGCAACGTCCTGTTCGGTCTGCGGATCCCCGAGATCGGCCAGGTGAACGCCCAGACCCTCGCCTCGGCGTTCGGCACGATCGATCGGATCATGGACGCGTCGGTCGAGGAGATCGCCGCCGTCGACGGCTTCGGCACCGTGATCGCGGAGGCGGTCCACGCCTGGTTCGCCCAGGACGCGGCCCGCGACCTCGTCGACCGGCTCCGCGCCGCGGGACTCACCCTCGAGGCCGCCCGGGTCGACGACTCGCTCGAGAAGACGCTCGACGGCCACGCGGTGGTGGTCAGCGGCACGTTGGAGGGCTTCACCCGCGACGGCGCCAAGGAGGCCGTGGTGGCCCGGGGCGGGAAGTCGCCCGGCAGCGTCTCGAAGAAGACGCTCGCGCTCGTCGTCGGGGCCGAACCGGGCGCGTCCAAGGTCACCAAGGCCGAGGAGGCCGGCGTGCCGGTGATCGACGAGGCGGCGTTCGTCGCGCTGCTCGAGACGGGGCAGCTGCCCGAGGAGTTCCGATCCGACGAAGGAGAAGCATGACCTACACCACCTCCGTCAAGGAGTTCAGCGATGCGTGCAACGACGGCACCAATCCGAGGACGCCGCAGCTGATGGACGCCACGGCGGTCGAGTTCATCGCCGAGATGGTGAACGACGAGCTCGACGAGCTGCGAGAGGCGACCGACCACGCCGAACAGGCCGACGCGCTCGTCGATGCGATCTACTACATCTGTGACACCGCGGTCCGTCACGGTCTCAACCTCGATCGCGTCTTCGCCATCGTCCACGGGGCCAACATGCAGAAGGTCGTCGACGGTCGTGTCATCCGTC is a genomic window containing:
- the ligA gene encoding NAD-dependent DNA ligase LigA — its product is MAAPTPAERIAELREVINRHAEAYYEQDTSEIPDADYDRLLRELFELEEAHPELATGDSPTRRIGGQVNTAFAPVVHEVRMMSLHNAFDLDELAAWSQRVERRLEGKPVPAYSVELKFDGLAISLRYENGALVRGATRGDGAVGEDVTHNVRTIGDIPTELPKSAPPVLEVRGEVYMKLSSFAALNERQRAEAEAAGREPKLYVNPRNTAAGSLRQIDAGITADRELSFFSYQLGLVDGGPDLPTHTATLDWLGSLGFPVNEHTVTCSTIDEVSARVEALNAMRHDLDYEFDGVVVKVDDLRLQRELGADAKAPRWAIAYKLPPEERTTTLLDIEVSIGPSGQATPFAVLDPVFVGGVTVGTATLHNQDQVAEKDVRPGDRVIVRRAGDVIPEVVGPVLSERPKGSKPWVFPKNCPVCGQALVRPAGVAATHCVNFACPRQVRGRIEHWAGRYAMDIEFLGEKNVDRFVTAGLLEDVAGLYSLDFDAILAMEGFKEKSVDNLRGAIEASKEKPLGNVLFGLRIPEIGQVNAQTLASAFGTIDRIMDASVEEIAAVDGFGTVIAEAVHAWFAQDAARDLVDRLRAAGLTLEAARVDDSLEKTLDGHAVVVSGTLEGFTRDGAKEAVVARGGKSPGSVSKKTLALVVGAEPGASKVTKAEEAGVPVIDEAAFVALLETGQLPEEFRSDEGEA